GAAAGTAAAGTAACAGCTGTTCACTATTCATTATTAAATGCAGGATTATTTATCAACGTTAAAGATAATGTGTTTATAGAAGAGCCGCTTCAATATATTGTCATTTCAGATAAAGAACAATGTTTATTTAACCATGTTACTATTCAAGTTGGTAAAAATTCTAAATTTAACTTTATCGAAAACTATGTAAATAATCAAAAAGAAGACAAAGCACCATTCAGTTTAGTTTCTGAAGTTGTAGCTCATGAAGGAGCACAAATTAATTATAGCTCTATTACAAACCAACCAGGAGAAAAACGTGGAACTATTTTACGTCGTGGATTAACTTATAGAGATTCACTAATTAACTGGAATGTTGCAGCGATGGATGAAGCAGATGTATATCACGATAATACAACAAATATTCTAGGTGATGGATCTGAAGCTAACCTTAAGATTGTTACTTTAGGAGTTAAAGAACAAAAAACTTACTTCAATAGTGAAGTAGTTAACCAAGGATTAAGTAGTAAAGGTGATATTCTTCAACACGGTGTATTACTTGATAGATCTCATATTGTATTTAACGGTGTAGGATTTATCGTTAAAGGAGCAACAGGTTCTAACGCTTATCAAAGTTCAAGAATGCTGACACTTTCATCTGAAGCAAAAGCTGATGCAAATCCAATGCTACTAATCGATGAAAATGATGTTATGGTAGGTCACGGTGCTTCTCTAGGGCGTATTGATGAAGAGCAATTATACTACTTACAAAGTAGAGGATTAACAAGAAAAGAATCTAGCAGATTACTAGTTCACGGATTCTTATCTCCAGTTATCTCAGAATTAACAGTAGATAAGATTAAAGAACTTGTTACAGTCCTTATTGATGAAAAAATTAACAATAACGAGAGTGAATAATAATGATAGATTTTAGTAAATATAGAGAAGACTTTCCTATATTAAAAAGAAAGATATCAGGAAATGATTTGATATTTTTTGATAATGGAGCTACTACTCAAAAGCCTAATCAAGTAATCGATGCTATATCAGATTACTATAGGAATTATAATTCGAATATCCATAGATCTGTTTATACCTTAGGTAATGAATCAGAGAAAATATACGAAGAGTCTAAAGAGCTTGTAAGAGAATTTATTAATGCTAGTAGTTATGAAGAAATAATTTATACTAGTGGAACTACTGAGAGCTTAAATTTCGCAGCAAGAATTCTAGAACAAGATGTTAGTGAAGGTGATGAGATTATCCTTACATATATGGAGCATCATGCTAATATTATCCCATGGCAACAACTGGCTAAACGTAAAAATCTAGTTTTAAAATATTTAGAACTAGATGAAGAAGGAAGAATTAGTATTGAACAACTAAAAGAGTTTATCACAGAAAAAACTAAAATTGTTTCAATATGTCACGCTTCTAATGTATTAGGGAATATTAATCCGGTTTATGAAATTGGTGAATTATTGAAAGATAAAGATATTTATTTTGTAGTAGATGCTGCCCAATCAGTACCACATTTAAGAATTGATGTGCAAAAAATGAATTGTGATGTTTTAGCTTTTAGTGCGCATAAGATGTGTGGACCTACTGGTATAGGTGTGCTTTATGGTAAAAAGAGCTTATTAGAAAAATTTGATCCAGTAGAATTTGGTGGAGGAATGATTGGTATTGTTGAAGATACTTCTGCAACGTGGGCTATACTTCCAGATAAGTTTGAAGCGGGAACACCACTTCTAGCTGAAGCTGCTGGACTAGCTGCAACTATTAAGTATTTAAATAGTATTGGATTAGAAAATATAGAAAAGTATACAAAAGAACTTACAGAATATATGTATTCTGAATTGTCTAAAATTGAGAACATTGAGATATATGGTGTGAAAAATATCGAAGACAGAGTTTCGTTAGTATCTTTTAACTTAGTAGGTGTTCATCCTCATGACTTAACTAGTTTCTTAGATGAAAAAGGAATTTGTATAAGAGCAGGTCATCAATGTACACAACCATTATTAGGAAAATTAGGAACATATTCGGTAGCGAGAGCGAGTCTATATCTATATAATACAAAAGAAGAAATAGATTTCTTTATTCAAACTTTAAAAGAAACGAAGGAGTTTTTCGAAAATGAGTTTTAGTGATTTAAAAAGTTTATATAAACAAGTAATCTTAGATCATAGTAAACATCCTAGAAATAATGGAGTAATAGAAAATAGTTATAAGCTAGAGATGTTAAATCCTTCATGTGGTGATAAAATAACTGTTAGTATGAAATTAGTTGATGATATTATTGAGGATATCAAATTTGTTGGGACTGGTTGTTCTATTTCGTTAGCTTCAGCTTCAATGTTAACAGAAGAACTAAAAGGTCTATCAGTAGAAAAAGCAAATGCCAAAATTAAAGACTTTTTAAATATGATAATGGGAAATGAATTTAATGAAGAAAACTTAGAAGATAGTATTTCATTACAAAATATTTCTCAACTTCCAGCTAGGGTAAAATGTGCAACTCTTGCATGGAAAATTACAGAAAAAATATTAGAAGAAAATAAATAGAAAAAGGAGTGATTGCATTGAATAAAAATGAAGAAATGTTTACCGATTATCAGTATGGATTTTCAGATAAAGATGTATCTATATTCAAAACTGATAAAGGATTAACAAAAGAAATCGTCAAGACAATTTCTGAAAGAAAAGAAGAACCACAATGGATGTTAGAATATCGTCTAAATGCATTAAAAGAGTTCTATAGAATGCCGATGCCTACATGGGGTGGAGACTTATCAGAAATCGATTTTGAGGATTTAACATACTATGTAAAACCATCAGAAAAAACAGAGCGTTCTTGGGATGAAGTACCAGAAGAAATTAAAAATACTTTTGAAAAACTTGGTATTCCAGAAGCTGAACAAAAATACTTAGCAGGTGTATCTGCACAATATGAATCAGAAGTAGTTTATCATAATATGCATAAACAATTCGAAGAAAAAGGAATTATCTTTGAAGATACTGATACAGCATTAAAAAATCATGAAGAAATCTTTAAAGAATACTTCTCAAAAGCTGTTGATTTTAATGATAATAAATTCGCTGCATTAAACTCTGCAGTATGGTCAGGTGGTTCATTCATCTACTGTCCAGAAAATGTATCTGTAGAAGCACCGCTTCAAGCGTACTTTAGAATTAATAGTGAGAAAATGGGGCAGTTTGAGCGTACTTTAATTATTATTGAAAAAAACTCTTCTCTTCACTATGTAGAAGGATGTACTGCTCCAACTTACTCAGCTAGTTCACTACATGCTGCTGTAGTAGAAATCTTTATTAAAGAAAATGCTCGTTTTAGATATACGACTATTCAAAACTGGTCAACAAACGTTTATAACTTAGTTACTAAGCGTGCGATTGTTGAGAAAAACGGGACAATGGAATGGGTAGATGGAAACTTAGGTTCTAAATTAACAATGAAATATCCAGCTTGTATCTTAGTTGGTGAAGGAGCAAGTGGAAGTACACTATCTATTGCAATGGCTAGTGAAGGACAAGTACTTGATGCGGGTTCTAAGATGATTCACCTAGCGCCTAGAACATCATCTACTGTTGTTTCTAAATCAATGTCTCGTCGTGGTGGAAAAGTTAACTACCGTGGATGGATTCACTTCGGTAAAAACTCAGAAGGATCTCGATCAAACATTGAATGTGATACATTAATCTTAGATGAATACTCAACTTCAGATACTATTCCTTACAACATAGTTAAAAACTCTAACGTATCATTAGAACACGAAGCAAAAGTATCTAAAGTATCAGAAGAACAACTATTTTACTTAATGAGTAGAGGTCTTGATGAAGGACAAGCTACAGAAATGATAGTTATGGGATTCATCGAACCATTTACGAAAGAACTTCCAATGGAATACGCTGTAGAATTAAACAGATTAATTTCATTTGAGATGGAAGGATCAATAGGATAATAAATTATATTTTGAACTCTGAAAATCTATTCATAGATTTTCAGAGTTCTTAAGGTTGTATAATAAAATCCAGGCATGAGAAAATTAGAAAACATGGATATGAAATTGAATCTGCAACGAGACAGTTAGAAAACTTAATTAGCGAATAATAAATAAAAGGATTATAAAATATACTTAAATTAGAATTATAATTTTGATGAAAGTTAGTCTTATAGTCTTTTTATTTTATGTCAAAATATGGTTGTTATAGAAAAATTGTTAGAGTTATGTTAATATTATAAGTGAAGTATAAAAAATAAATTTTAGATAGAAATAGTGTAACGAAGTATAGGAGTTTAGTTATGAGTAATAATAATCAAAGATATAATAACAACGAATCTAACAATGGTTATCAGGATCAGAATACAAATTATTATGATAATTACCAAAACCAGGAATTCTTGAATTATAATGAGAATAATTATGACCAAAGTCAAATCTATAACGATAATTATCAAAATCAAGAAATGTATAATGGTCAATATAGTCAAGATGTTAATTATAATGGTAACTTACAAAATCAAAATACTGAGTATAACGATCAATATAATGAAGGCTTAAATAGTTACGATATAAATTATCAAGATCAAAATATGAATTATAATACATATAATGATAATAATCAATTACAAACTAATAACCAGGAGTATTATGAACAAAATGATAATAATTTTAATCCAGTATATGAAGAATACGCAGAACCTAAGAAAAGAACAGGTATAATACTATTGGTTAGTTTTTTGATTATTGGACTTATAGCAATATCTGGATATTTTGCATATAACAAATATATTGTTAATAAGAAGGCGGTAGTTGATCTTAATCAGTATGAAATAGAATTTAAGCCATACGGAACTGATGGAGATGGAACTGCAGCAGCAGATATTAAGAAAATTCCAACAGTAGAAAATGCAGACGGAAGTGTAACACAATTTCTACAAGAACCTACTATAACTTATAGTAAATCAAATAACTTAAAAAATGGAGAAAAAGTTGAAGTAACAATAAGTCTAAGTAAATCTTCTGCTGATGCAAAAAAACTAGAACTTAAAGGTGAATTCAAACGTTCATATACAGTAAAAGGGTTAAGTGAAAAATCAAAAGATAATAGTAGCAAAGATAGTAAGTCTTCTTCAAGTAGTATAGTACTTAGAGAAGATAGTTCGGTGAATACTAAAGAACTTACAGATACTCAAGTCGGTGATTGGGCAAGGGCTATTTATATTAAAGAATTTTCTCGTAATTCTTCAACTTCTGATTTTTCATATGATGTTTGGTTAGGTAGCGATCATTTAGCCTATGTTAATCTGAAAAAAGACGGAAGTATAGTAGGGAAATATAGAGTAAACGCAAGAGGTGAACTTGAACATAGTGAAAATAGCGGATGGGTAGTAGTAAGTAGTACATTCACTTCTTAAATGCTGCAATCAAAATATTTTTATATTCGCTAAAAAAACATAAAAACTTATAAAACTGATAACTAAAATATAGATAGCGTATTCTAGTTATCAGTTTTTTTGTAAATTTTTTATTATAAAGTTATAAATAACTCTTGTAATTAATTATAATTAATGAGATAATAGACTATATAATGTAAATTGAGTAAGAGGAGATATATACTTATGACAAAGATTTTAGCTATTAACTCAGGAAGTTCATCTTTAAAATTTCAATTATTTGAAATGCCTGAAGAAAAAGTTATTACAAAAGGACTAGTTGAAAGAATCGGTATTGAAAATAGTGTATTCACTATCGAATTCAACGGTGAAAAAAATAAAGAAACATTAGATATTCCAAATCACGATGTGGCAATCGAAATGTTACTTGAAAAATTAACTAAATTAGGAATTGTAAAAGATGTTAAAGAAATCGAAGGAGTTGGACACCGTGTTGTTCATGGTGGAGAATTCTATGATGCTTCTGTATTAGTTAATGATGAAGAGTTAGCTAAAGTAGATTCAATCGAAGACTTAGCGCCTTTACACAACCCAGCTAATATTAAAGGTGTTCGTTCATTCCAAAAAGAATTACCAGGTGTTCCAAACGTATTAACATTTGATACAGCATTCCACCAAAGTATGCCAAAATCAACTTACATGTATGCTGTGCCAAGAGAATTTTATGAAAAATACGGAGTTCGTAAATATGGTGCTCACGGAACTAGCCACAGATTCATTGAGGAAAAAGTTGCTGAAATTTTAGGAAAAGATCCAAAAGAACTTAAAACTATTTCTTGTCACATTGGGAACGGAGCTTCAATTTGTGCTATTAAAAATGGTAAATCATTCGACACTTCTATGGGATTCACTCCATTATCAGGATTAGTAATGGGTACTAGAACTGGTGATATTGATCCAGCTACTATCCCTTATATCGCTCAAAAAACTGGATTATCTCTTGAAGAAATCGTGCGTATTTTCAACTTTGAATCAGGATTAAAAGGAGTTTCAGGATTATCTTCTGACTTACGTGATGTTGAGTCTGTAAGAGATACTAATCCACATGCTGCTGAAGCAATCGATGTTTACATCAACAGAATTAAAGAGTATGTTGGAGCTTATGCTGCAGCTATGAACGGTGTAGATGCTATCGTATTTACTGCTGGTGTTGGTGAAAATGCTACATGGGTACGTGAAGAAGTATTAGAAGGTTTAACTTTCCTAGGTGTACAAGTTGACAAAGAAAGAAACAATGTACGCGGAAAAGTTGCAGAAATTTCTACAGCAGACTCTAAAGTTAAAGCATTTGTTATTCCAACAGATGAAGAAGTTATGATTGCTAGAGATACTTATAACTTATCTAAATAATATAAGAGATTAAAAGGGCTGGGGTTTCTCCAGTCCTTTACTATTTTGAAAGGATAATATGGATATAAATAACTTTAATGAGAAATTTAACAGTGCCATAAATATACTGGAAAAATTCAATGAAGCAGGTTATGAAGCATATTTTGTGGGTGGTTGCGTTAGAGATTACTTACTTAATGATGAATTTTCTGATATAGACATTACTACTAATGCTTTACCTGAAGAAGTTAAACAAATCTTTAGAAAAAGTATAGATACAGGAATACAACACGGAACGGTTACAATATTAGTAGATGAAGATAGTTTTGAAGTAACAACTTTTAGAACTGAGGATGATTATATTGATCATCGTACTCCAGAAAAGGTAGAGTTTGTTAGTGATTTAAAGGAAGATTTAGATAGACGAGATTTTACTATTAATGCCATGGCTCTAGATAGTAACGGGAAATTGTATGATTATCACTGTGGAGAGAGAGATTTAAGAAATAAAGTAATAAAAACTGTTAATAATCCTAATGAAAGGTTTTTTGAAGATGCCCTAAGAATGTTAAGATCATTCCGTTTCTCCTCAAAACTTGGATTTGAAATTGAAGAAAATACCTTAAAGGCTATAAAAAATAATGCTGAGCTTATAAAATTTGTTTCAATTGAGCGTATAGTAAATGAATTTAGAAAATTATTAACAGGAAGAGGAAATAAACGAAGTTTAGAATTATTATTAGATAGTAAATTGAATAATTATATTCCTTTTCTAGATGAAATTTCTAAAATAATTGACTTTTCAAATTATACATTTTGTCAAAGTTTATACATCCTATCTAAAATCAATGATATTTCTTTTGAAAAGTTAAAAGAACTAAAACTATCTAATAAAGAAATTAAACAGATTAAAATATATGAAAAAATTAACGAGGACTTTAGTAGTAATATTCCTTTAGAAATAATTTTATATAACTATGATGTTAATGATGTTACTTTTATTGCTAGTTATTCTAATTATTGTGATAAGGAAGATATAGAAAAAATTAAATTACCAATTAAATCTTTTAATGATATAGCTATAACTTCAATGGAAATCATAAGTATAATAGATAAGCCTGCAGGACCGTGGATAAAGGAAATCATTAAGAAACTAGAAGAAGATATTATATTATATAAAATAGATAATACAAAAAAAGACATACTAGATTTTTTAATGAAAATAAGAGATAATAGATAGATATAATGAAAGAGAGGTGAGAGAATATATGAATAAATTATTTTGTGTAGTGGATATTGAATTAACTGAGGAAAAAGAAATAATTCAATTTTCTGCAACAAAACTAGATCAAAACTTTAAAGAGATAGAGTCTATTAATTATTATATTAAACCTAAAAAACAAGTCTCACCTTTTGTTACTGAGTTAACTGGTATTAATAACGATATGTTAAGCGAAAAATTATATTTTGAAGATGTTGCGAAAGAATTATATGACTTCATAAAAGAAGATATACTTGTTTGTCACGGCTTACCATCTGATTATGTAATTTTAAAGAAAAGGTTTCATGATGTAGGAATAAGATATCATGCTAAAATGTCTTTAGATACAGTTGAACTAGCTAGATTATTTATGCCAACTCAGGAAAGTTATAGATTATCTGATTTATCTAATTCTCTTGCTCTATACTCTGGTGATGGATATCACAATGCCGCGATTGATGTACAGGTAACTGTAGAATTACTAAAAGAAATTTCTAAGAGAATAGCAAATATAAATTCAAACAATTTTAAAAAGATAGAAGTACTTTTAGAAAAAATAGATTACAATACTCTTAAATTTTCTAGATATTGCAAAAGAATAATTAGAGGAAAGAAAATAAAAAAAGAAGACTTCATTAATTTTGATGGTGTAGATTTTAAAAAAGTATCATATAATGTTAATGATAACAATTTTAAAGATAAGTTTATAATGTTTTCATCTATCAGTGAAAAGAAATATATAGACAACTTTAAAATTAGGAATTATGTTATTTTAAAAGAAAAGAGTAATTATGTTCCATTGAATGTATTTAAACTATTCCCTAAAAAAGAAGATTTAAATTTAGATAAACTTTTAATAAAATTATATGTATGGATATTAGAAACAAATTCTGGGGACTTTTGTGAGTTGAATTTACTTTATCTTGAGAAATTGTATATTGATAATATAAGAAATGGTATTTTAATAAGCTCTAAATCTTATTATTTTGATGAAAAGAATAGGGTTGCTGATAGTTGTAAAAATATTGTTACAAATTATAATTCAATCGAGTATTTATTGGATAATAATAACTTGAAAAATCATACTTTTATTTTTGAAAACAAAAAGATTTTAGGACGTGAACTTGATTCAAAAAATACAAAAGATTACTTCTATAAAAATGTTATCATTGAGTTAAATGTTGCTGTGTCGAAAAATCCAAAAGACAAAAACATTAAAATGTTAAGAAATAATATAGATG
This is a stretch of genomic DNA from Gemella haemolysans. It encodes these proteins:
- the sufD gene encoding Fe-S cluster assembly protein SufD, with the protein product MENNKLKLSIKTLQSIFSNTNEPTWFLNTRKLALYKSYTLSFPKLESMELERWNLFNVDFSTLRLENEGNIDITKYGINNDDFAVVQKNNTIVHINIPEKYADKVVIKDIFSAMNDDHIKDSFMSVVDYAESKVTAVHYSLLNAGLFINVKDNVFIEEPLQYIVISDKEQCLFNHVTIQVGKNSKFNFIENYVNNQKEDKAPFSLVSEVVAHEGAQINYSSITNQPGEKRGTILRRGLTYRDSLINWNVAAMDEADVYHDNTTNILGDGSEANLKIVTLGVKEQKTYFNSEVVNQGLSSKGDILQHGVLLDRSHIVFNGVGFIVKGATGSNAYQSSRMLTLSSEAKADANPMLLIDENDVMVGHGASLGRIDEEQLYYLQSRGLTRKESSRLLVHGFLSPVISELTVDKIKELVTVLIDEKINNNESE
- a CDS encoding CCA tRNA nucleotidyltransferase; the protein is MDINNFNEKFNSAINILEKFNEAGYEAYFVGGCVRDYLLNDEFSDIDITTNALPEEVKQIFRKSIDTGIQHGTVTILVDEDSFEVTTFRTEDDYIDHRTPEKVEFVSDLKEDLDRRDFTINAMALDSNGKLYDYHCGERDLRNKVIKTVNNPNERFFEDALRMLRSFRFSSKLGFEIEENTLKAIKNNAELIKFVSIERIVNEFRKLLTGRGNKRSLELLLDSKLNNYIPFLDEISKIIDFSNYTFCQSLYILSKINDISFEKLKELKLSNKEIKQIKIYEKINEDFSSNIPLEIILYNYDVNDVTFIASYSNYCDKEDIEKIKLPIKSFNDIAITSMEIISIIDKPAGPWIKEIIKKLEEDIILYKIDNTKKDILDFLMKIRDNR
- a CDS encoding aminotransferase class V-fold PLP-dependent enzyme: MDFSKYREDFPILKRKISGNDLIFFDNGATTQKPNQVIDAISDYYRNYNSNIHRSVYTLGNESEKIYEESKELVREFINASSYEEIIYTSGTTESLNFAARILEQDVSEGDEIILTYMEHHANIIPWQQLAKRKNLVLKYLELDEEGRISIEQLKEFITEKTKIVSICHASNVLGNINPVYEIGELLKDKDIYFVVDAAQSVPHLRIDVQKMNCDVLAFSAHKMCGPTGIGVLYGKKSLLEKFDPVEFGGGMIGIVEDTSATWAILPDKFEAGTPLLAEAAGLAATIKYLNSIGLENIEKYTKELTEYMYSELSKIENIEIYGVKNIEDRVSLVSFNLVGVHPHDLTSFLDEKGICIRAGHQCTQPLLGKLGTYSVARASLYLYNTKEEIDFFIQTLKETKEFFENEF
- a CDS encoding 3'-5' exonuclease, which translates into the protein MNKLFCVVDIELTEEKEIIQFSATKLDQNFKEIESINYYIKPKKQVSPFVTELTGINNDMLSEKLYFEDVAKELYDFIKEDILVCHGLPSDYVILKKRFHDVGIRYHAKMSLDTVELARLFMPTQESYRLSDLSNSLALYSGDGYHNAAIDVQVTVELLKEISKRIANINSNNFKKIEVLLEKIDYNTLKFSRYCKRIIRGKKIKKEDFINFDGVDFKKVSYNVNDNNFKDKFIMFSSISEKKYIDNFKIRNYVILKEKSNYVPLNVFKLFPKKEDLNLDKLLIKLYVWILETNSGDFCELNLLYLEKLYIDNIRNGILISSKSYYFDEKNRVADSCKNIVTNYNSIEYLLDNNNLKNHTFIFENKKILGRELDSKNTKDYFYKNVIIELNVAVSKNPKDKNIKMLRNNIDGLVKFLHEMYLSESLFLYNDSLSFILQDVEAILNDIKSYKDILPASYKFMRKLKDVLTNSKNTYKFVVLNQENSLKLTVVDDKKVKGLINIIHSRNHKYLNLKAKAHYIYSNGDEELLNSKATSSILYVFESNKYKDLYFNKREKRSYIKYYNFSIKDNFNELYNDVIKNNKISYRCYATKDILEYRYYLNDIFESIIVFRDLEH
- the sufB gene encoding Fe-S cluster assembly protein SufB translates to MFTDYQYGFSDKDVSIFKTDKGLTKEIVKTISERKEEPQWMLEYRLNALKEFYRMPMPTWGGDLSEIDFEDLTYYVKPSEKTERSWDEVPEEIKNTFEKLGIPEAEQKYLAGVSAQYESEVVYHNMHKQFEEKGIIFEDTDTALKNHEEIFKEYFSKAVDFNDNKFAALNSAVWSGGSFIYCPENVSVEAPLQAYFRINSEKMGQFERTLIIIEKNSSLHYVEGCTAPTYSASSLHAAVVEIFIKENARFRYTTIQNWSTNVYNLVTKRAIVEKNGTMEWVDGNLGSKLTMKYPACILVGEGASGSTLSIAMASEGQVLDAGSKMIHLAPRTSSTVVSKSMSRRGGKVNYRGWIHFGKNSEGSRSNIECDTLILDEYSTSDTIPYNIVKNSNVSLEHEAKVSKVSEEQLFYLMSRGLDEGQATEMIVMGFIEPFTKELPMEYAVELNRLISFEMEGSIG
- a CDS encoding acetate/propionate family kinase gives rise to the protein MTKILAINSGSSSLKFQLFEMPEEKVITKGLVERIGIENSVFTIEFNGEKNKETLDIPNHDVAIEMLLEKLTKLGIVKDVKEIEGVGHRVVHGGEFYDASVLVNDEELAKVDSIEDLAPLHNPANIKGVRSFQKELPGVPNVLTFDTAFHQSMPKSTYMYAVPREFYEKYGVRKYGAHGTSHRFIEEKVAEILGKDPKELKTISCHIGNGASICAIKNGKSFDTSMGFTPLSGLVMGTRTGDIDPATIPYIAQKTGLSLEEIVRIFNFESGLKGVSGLSSDLRDVESVRDTNPHAAEAIDVYINRIKEYVGAYAAAMNGVDAIVFTAGVGENATWVREEVLEGLTFLGVQVDKERNNVRGKVAEISTADSKVKAFVIPTDEEVMIARDTYNLSK
- the sufU gene encoding Fe-S cluster assembly sulfur transfer protein SufU, producing the protein MSFSDLKSLYKQVILDHSKHPRNNGVIENSYKLEMLNPSCGDKITVSMKLVDDIIEDIKFVGTGCSISLASASMLTEELKGLSVEKANAKIKDFLNMIMGNEFNEENLEDSISLQNISQLPARVKCATLAWKITEKILEENK